From the Syngnathoides biaculeatus isolate LvHL_M chromosome 10, ASM1980259v1, whole genome shotgun sequence genome, one window contains:
- the LOC133507967 gene encoding potassium voltage-gated channel subfamily S member 1-like isoform X3 codes for MVTDGGGAEGVVHVNVGGLRRSVRCCALSKFPDTRLGKLPACRSEEEILQVCDDYDAQRKEFYFDRDPATFPYVLHFYRTGRLHVMEDLCVFCFSQEMDYWGVGDFFLDSCCTFRYYERKLGSRRRPSWDDDDDAAADVVHAERDDIRRLHAELQRFADVRCGAARKRLWLTLENPGYSLPGKLFSVVSVGVVLASLVAMCVKSVPEYQDIFNLIRRASGLRYLGPAPQTFARGARSTVDAVEALSACWLTLEVLLRFLLSPNRKRFLLRPLNAIDVASVLPVYVTLVCERTLGDRSRGRPLQVFRLLRLFRVLKLARHSAGLRSLGATFRHSYREVGILLLYLAVGVSVFSGMVYTAEYQEDSGLDTIPACWWWGTVSMTTVGYGDAVPVTAAGRLAAAGCILGGTLVAALPITLIFNKFSHFYRRQKALEASVRDPPPPPPRDNRSDVEHAVGRRDPPASIQNK; via the exons ATGGTGACTGACGGGGGCGGGGCCGAGGGCGTGGTCCACGTCAACGTGGGCGGGCTGAGGCGCAGCGTCCGCTGCTGCGCGCTGAGCAAATTTCCCGACACGCGTCTGGGCAAACTGCCGGCGTGCCGCTCGGAAGAGGAAATCCTGCAG GTGTGCGACGACTACGACGCGCAGCGGAAGGAATTTTACTTCGACCGGGATCCCGCCACCTTCCCGTACGTGCTGCACTTCTACCGGACGGGCCGACTTCACGTCATGGAGGACCTCTGCGTCTTCTGCTTCAG TCAGGAGATGGACTACTGGGGCGTCGGCGACTTCTTCTTGGACTCGTGCTGCACTTTTCGCTACTACGAGCGCAAACTGGGAAGCCGGCGACGGCCCAGctgggacgacgacgacgacgccgccgccgACGTCGTCCACGCCGAACGCGACGACATCAGGAGACTGCACGC GGAGCTGCAGCGCTTCGCCGACGTCCGGTGCGGCGCCGCCCGTAAGCGTCTGTGGCTGACGCTGGAGAATCCGGGCTACTCGCTTCCCGGCAAGTTGTTCAGCGTGGTGTCCGTCGGCGTCGTGCTCGCGTCGCTGGTCGCCATGTGCGTCAAAAGCGTTCCCGAATATCAG GATATTTTCAACCTTATTCGCCGTGCATCGGGTTTACGATATTTGGGCCCGGCGCCGCAGACCTTCGCCCGCGGCGCGAGGTCGACGGTCGACGCCGTGGAAGCGCTCAGCGCCTGTTGGCTCACCTTGGAG GTGTTGCTGCGTTTCCTGCTGTCTCCAAACAGGAAGCGTTTTTTGCTCCGCCCCCTCAACGCAATCGACGTGGCGTCCGTCCTTCCGGTCTACGTGACGCTCGTCTGCGAGCGGACGCTCGGCGACCGATCGCGGGGACGCCCCCTCCAG GTTTTCCGCCTGTTGCGGCTCTTCCGGGTGCTGAAGCTGGCTCGCCACTCCGCCGGCCTGCGCTCGCTGGGGGCCACGTTCAGG CACAGCTACCGCGAGGTGGGCATCCTGCTGCTCTATCTGGCCGTGGGCGTGTCCGTCTTCTCCGGGATGGTCTACACCGCCGAGTACCAGGAA GACTCGGGCCTGGACACCATCCCGGCGTGCTGGTGGTGGGGCACCGTGAGCATGACGACGGTGGGCTACGGCGACGCCGTGCCCGTCACGGCCGCCGGCAGGCTGGCGGCCGCCGGCTGCATCCTGGGGGGCACCCTGGTGGCGGCGCTGCCCATCACGCTCATCTTCAACAAGTTCTCGCACTTCTACCGCCGACAGAAGGCGCTCGAGGCGTCCGtccgcgaccccccccccccccccccccgggacaACCGCAGCGACGTGGAGCACGCCGTCGGCCGCCGCGACCCGCCCGCttccattcaaaacaaataa
- the LOC133507967 gene encoding potassium voltage-gated channel subfamily S member 1-like isoform X1 produces MVTDGGGAEGVVHVNVGGLRRSVRCCALSKFPDTRLGKLPACRSEEEILQVCDDYDAQRKEFYFDRDPATFPYVLHFYRTGRLHVMEDLCVFCFSQEMDYWGVGDFFLDSCCTFRYYERKLGSRRRPSWDDDDDAAADVVHAERDDIRRLHAELQRFADVRCGAARKRLWLTLENPGYSLPGKLFSVVSVGVVLASLVAMCVKSVPEYQDIFNLIRRASGLRYLGPAPQTFARGARSTVDAVEALSACWLTLEVLLRFLLSPNRKRFLLRPLNAIDVASVLPVYVTLVCERTLGDRSRGRPLQVFRLLRLFRVLKLARHSAGLRSLGATFRHSYREVGILLLYLAVGVSVFSGMVYTAEYQEVSRCATSLPSLTGGCGRPRSSFRRRNGTGWPRRLGPGHHPGVLVVGHREHDDGGLRRRRARHGRRQAGGRRLHPGGHPGGGAAHHAHLQQVLALLPPTEGARGVRPRPPPPPPPGQPQRRGARRRPPRPARFHSKQIK; encoded by the exons ATGGTGACTGACGGGGGCGGGGCCGAGGGCGTGGTCCACGTCAACGTGGGCGGGCTGAGGCGCAGCGTCCGCTGCTGCGCGCTGAGCAAATTTCCCGACACGCGTCTGGGCAAACTGCCGGCGTGCCGCTCGGAAGAGGAAATCCTGCAG GTGTGCGACGACTACGACGCGCAGCGGAAGGAATTTTACTTCGACCGGGATCCCGCCACCTTCCCGTACGTGCTGCACTTCTACCGGACGGGCCGACTTCACGTCATGGAGGACCTCTGCGTCTTCTGCTTCAG TCAGGAGATGGACTACTGGGGCGTCGGCGACTTCTTCTTGGACTCGTGCTGCACTTTTCGCTACTACGAGCGCAAACTGGGAAGCCGGCGACGGCCCAGctgggacgacgacgacgacgccgccgccgACGTCGTCCACGCCGAACGCGACGACATCAGGAGACTGCACGC GGAGCTGCAGCGCTTCGCCGACGTCCGGTGCGGCGCCGCCCGTAAGCGTCTGTGGCTGACGCTGGAGAATCCGGGCTACTCGCTTCCCGGCAAGTTGTTCAGCGTGGTGTCCGTCGGCGTCGTGCTCGCGTCGCTGGTCGCCATGTGCGTCAAAAGCGTTCCCGAATATCAG GATATTTTCAACCTTATTCGCCGTGCATCGGGTTTACGATATTTGGGCCCGGCGCCGCAGACCTTCGCCCGCGGCGCGAGGTCGACGGTCGACGCCGTGGAAGCGCTCAGCGCCTGTTGGCTCACCTTGGAG GTGTTGCTGCGTTTCCTGCTGTCTCCAAACAGGAAGCGTTTTTTGCTCCGCCCCCTCAACGCAATCGACGTGGCGTCCGTCCTTCCGGTCTACGTGACGCTCGTCTGCGAGCGGACGCTCGGCGACCGATCGCGGGGACGCCCCCTCCAG GTTTTCCGCCTGTTGCGGCTCTTCCGGGTGCTGAAGCTGGCTCGCCACTCCGCCGGCCTGCGCTCGCTGGGGGCCACGTTCAGG CACAGCTACCGCGAGGTGGGCATCCTGCTGCTCTATCTGGCCGTGGGCGTGTCCGTCTTCTCCGGGATGGTCTACACCGCCGAGTACCAGGAAGTGAGTCGCTGCGCTACGTCACTTCCTAGCTTGACAGGCGGCTGCGGCCGACCTCGTTCCTCGTTCCGTCGTCGCAATGGAACCGGCTGGCCAAGAA GACTCGGGCCTGGACACCATCCCGGCGTGCTGGTGGTGGGGCACCGTGAGCATGACGACGGTGGGCTACGGCGACGCCGTGCCCGTCACGGCCGCCGGCAGGCTGGCGGCCGCCGGCTGCATCCTGGGGGGCACCCTGGTGGCGGCGCTGCCCATCACGCTCATCTTCAACAAGTTCTCGCACTTCTACCGCCGACAGAAGGCGCTCGAGGCGTCCGtccgcgaccccccccccccccccccccgggacaACCGCAGCGACGTGGAGCACGCCGTCGGCCGCCGCGACCCGCCCGCttccattcaaaacaaataaaatga
- the LOC133507967 gene encoding potassium voltage-gated channel subfamily S member 1-like isoform X2, with protein MVTDGGGAEGVVHVNVGGLRRSVRCCALSKFPDTRLGKLPACRSEEEILQVCDDYDAQRKEFYFDRDPATFPYVLHFYRTGRLHVMEDLCVFCFSQEMDYWGVGDFFLDSCCTFRYYERKLGSRRRPSWDDDDDAAADVVHAERDDIRRLHAELQRFADVRCGAARKRLWLTLENPGYSLPGKLFSVVSVGVVLASLVAMCVKSVPEYQTFARGARSTVDAVEALSACWLTLEVLLRFLLSPNRKRFLLRPLNAIDVASVLPVYVTLVCERTLGDRSRGRPLQVFRLLRLFRVLKLARHSAGLRSLGATFRHSYREVGILLLYLAVGVSVFSGMVYTAEYQEVSRCATSLPSLTGGCGRPRSSFRRRNGTGWPRRLGPGHHPGVLVVGHREHDDGGLRRRRARHGRRQAGGRRLHPGGHPGGGAAHHAHLQQVLALLPPTEGARGVRPRPPPPPPPGQPQRRGARRRPPRPARFHSKQIK; from the exons ATGGTGACTGACGGGGGCGGGGCCGAGGGCGTGGTCCACGTCAACGTGGGCGGGCTGAGGCGCAGCGTCCGCTGCTGCGCGCTGAGCAAATTTCCCGACACGCGTCTGGGCAAACTGCCGGCGTGCCGCTCGGAAGAGGAAATCCTGCAG GTGTGCGACGACTACGACGCGCAGCGGAAGGAATTTTACTTCGACCGGGATCCCGCCACCTTCCCGTACGTGCTGCACTTCTACCGGACGGGCCGACTTCACGTCATGGAGGACCTCTGCGTCTTCTGCTTCAG TCAGGAGATGGACTACTGGGGCGTCGGCGACTTCTTCTTGGACTCGTGCTGCACTTTTCGCTACTACGAGCGCAAACTGGGAAGCCGGCGACGGCCCAGctgggacgacgacgacgacgccgccgccgACGTCGTCCACGCCGAACGCGACGACATCAGGAGACTGCACGC GGAGCTGCAGCGCTTCGCCGACGTCCGGTGCGGCGCCGCCCGTAAGCGTCTGTGGCTGACGCTGGAGAATCCGGGCTACTCGCTTCCCGGCAAGTTGTTCAGCGTGGTGTCCGTCGGCGTCGTGCTCGCGTCGCTGGTCGCCATGTGCGTCAAAAGCGTTCCCGAATATCAG ACCTTCGCCCGCGGCGCGAGGTCGACGGTCGACGCCGTGGAAGCGCTCAGCGCCTGTTGGCTCACCTTGGAG GTGTTGCTGCGTTTCCTGCTGTCTCCAAACAGGAAGCGTTTTTTGCTCCGCCCCCTCAACGCAATCGACGTGGCGTCCGTCCTTCCGGTCTACGTGACGCTCGTCTGCGAGCGGACGCTCGGCGACCGATCGCGGGGACGCCCCCTCCAG GTTTTCCGCCTGTTGCGGCTCTTCCGGGTGCTGAAGCTGGCTCGCCACTCCGCCGGCCTGCGCTCGCTGGGGGCCACGTTCAGG CACAGCTACCGCGAGGTGGGCATCCTGCTGCTCTATCTGGCCGTGGGCGTGTCCGTCTTCTCCGGGATGGTCTACACCGCCGAGTACCAGGAAGTGAGTCGCTGCGCTACGTCACTTCCTAGCTTGACAGGCGGCTGCGGCCGACCTCGTTCCTCGTTCCGTCGTCGCAATGGAACCGGCTGGCCAAGAA GACTCGGGCCTGGACACCATCCCGGCGTGCTGGTGGTGGGGCACCGTGAGCATGACGACGGTGGGCTACGGCGACGCCGTGCCCGTCACGGCCGCCGGCAGGCTGGCGGCCGCCGGCTGCATCCTGGGGGGCACCCTGGTGGCGGCGCTGCCCATCACGCTCATCTTCAACAAGTTCTCGCACTTCTACCGCCGACAGAAGGCGCTCGAGGCGTCCGtccgcgaccccccccccccccccccccgggacaACCGCAGCGACGTGGAGCACGCCGTCGGCCGCCGCGACCCGCCCGCttccattcaaaacaaataaaatga